One genomic segment of Osmia bicornis bicornis chromosome 16, iOsmBic2.1, whole genome shotgun sequence includes these proteins:
- the LOC114878012 gene encoding dolichyl-diphosphooligosaccharide--protein glycosyltransferase 48 kDa subunit, giving the protein MKIMNKLLYFLAIFEIVYAGGPSLVLLDNLAIKETHSIFFKTLQDSGYTLTYKLADDANLQLAKYGEYLYKHLIIFAPSVEEFGGALSVEAITDFIDGGGNVLVAGSSQSGDALHELASECGFEIDEEGSAVIDHLNYDVSDNGYHTKIVADSANLIDAPVIVGSKSIQPLLYQGTGLIADVENPLILRLLTASSSAYSYNPQNPIKEYPHAVGKNTLLIAALQARNNARVVFSGSLYFFSDEAFTSPIQKAQDGKKYEKSGNEAVATMIARWVFKENGVIRVASVHHHRVGESEPPAAYTIMDDVVYSIEVQKLSGDHWVPYETNDLQLEFVRIDPFIRMTMKPVGNGRYEARFKIPDVYGVYQFKVDYTRIGLTHLYSTTQVSVRPLQHTQYERFIPSAFPYYISAFSMMGGVFLFSLVFLHYKEDTKAKSE; this is encoded by the exons ATGAAGATTATGAATAAATTGCTCTATTTTCTTGcaatatttgaaattgtatATGCCGGAGGACCATCGCTGGTTTTACTTGACAATTTAGCAATAAAAGAAACACATTCCATATTTTTTAAGACATTACAGG ATAGCGGATATACATTAACATATAAATTAGCCGACGATGCTAATTTACAACTCGCCAAGTACGGCGAGTATTTGTacaaacatttaataatatttgctCCATCTGTGGAGGAATTTGGTGGAGCCTTAAGCGTAGAGGCAATAACCGACTTCATCGATGGCGGTGGTAACGTATTGGTCGCTGGTTCCTCTCAATCCGGCGACGCATTACACGAGTTAGCATCCGAATGTGGCTTTGAAATCGACGAGGAAGGTTCTGCAGTAATAGATCACTTGAACTATGACGTCTCCGATAATGGATATCATACAAAAATAGTAGCAGATTCTGCCAACTTAATCGATGCTCCAGTTATCGTTGGAAGCAAAAGTATCCAGCCTCTACTTTACCAAGGAACTGGACTGATCGCAGATGTAGAGAATCCATTGATCTTACGTTTGTTAACAGCATCCAGCTCTGCGTATTCTTACAATCCACAAAATCCTATCAAAGAATATCCTCACGCAGTTGGTAAAAACACGCTGTTAATCGCAGCTCTCCAAGCCAGAAACAACGCAAGAGTTGTATTTTCTGGTTCCTTGTACTTCTTCAGCGATGAAGCATTCACTAGTCCCATTCAGAAAGCTCAAG ATGGGAAGAAATACGAGAAATCTGGAAACGAGGCTGTGGCAACCATGATTGCCCGTTGGGTCTTCAAGGAGAATGGTGTGATACGAGTTGCATCGGTTCATCATCACAGAGTGGGAGAATCCGAACCTCCAGCAGCGTACACTATCATGGACGACGTTGTTTATTCTATCGAGGTGCAGAAGCTGTCAGGCGATCATTGGGTTCCCTACGAAACGAACGACCTACAATTGGAATTCGTTCGCATCGATCCATTCATCCGCATGACGATGAAACCCGTAGGCAACGGCCGGTACGAAGCTAGATTTAAGATCCCCGATGTCTACGGGGTCTACCAATTCAAAGTCGACTATACCCGTATCGGTTTAACGCATTTGTACAGCACAACGCAGGTGTCTGTCCGTCCTTTGCAACACACTCAATACGAACGCTTTATCCCTAGCGCGTTCCCCTATTACATAAGCGCGTTTTCAATGATGGGCGGTGTGTTTCTCTTCTCACTCGTGTTCCTTCATTACAAAGAGGACACGAAAGCGAAGTCTGAATAA
- the LOC114878011 gene encoding vacuolar fusion protein CCZ1 homolog, with the protein MSSKTEVTLEHFYIFNTTYAKKEGEEEKKILYYYPERDLDVQIKNIGLSEAIIKFAQSFNPGQPCDYCHTHKTRQVYYQPEPNFWMVMIVGVPYICKEKDGNKYTEYQNDEVSSSICQSILKQAYVMFRLFMGSFDTIINEPECGGITLLKHTLEHFYSRYLLSLKLNNSDILDIFQGLQFLPLDKITFLRVQCFMNLVEAMFSQVKYTAFLYNDQVVWSGLEPEDMQVVYNYLVSTLLPAHLEKELHGGSMPRNSPSPFTTSHYGKFVTGPSNINEPNLIGKSPTVFINYSTKPVSLYLVVYRALSATICLFVDSKTSLMIDFFKSLDNFLGPQLTTLVSSVAEQCAKHVTVTPESCTKYLYFNKLNLAYKSTIHLDNRRCNNVLTTPEVLRVINDIYSDTNKLKEAGEIVIKTMSDYWVIGKLSNLREFFVVIQQKSASIIEIEDEVKRLCEKQLKSIFFH; encoded by the exons ATGTCATCCAAAACAGAGGTTACGTtagaacatttttatatatttaacacAACTTATGCAAAAAAAGAAGGAGAG gaggaaaagaaaatactttattattatccTGAAAGAGATTTGGATGTCCAGATTAAGAACATAGGGCTTAGTGAagcaattattaaatttgctCA GTCTTTTAATCCTGGGCAACCTTGTGACTACTGTCACACACATAAAACCCGTCAAGTATACTATCAACCAGAACCAAATTTTTGGATGGTAATG ATTGTTGGAGTACCATATATATGTAAAGAAAAAGATGGTAATAAATATACAGAATACCAGAATGATGAAGTTTCAAGCAGTATTTGTCAGTCTATATTGAAACAAGCATATGTTATGTTCAGACTGTTCATGGGTTCTTTTGACACAATTATTAACGAACCTGAATGTGGGGGCATAACGTTATTAAAACATACCcttgaacatttttattccaGG TATTTATTATCTCTGAAGTTAAATAACAGTGATATTTTGGATATTTTCCAAGGCTTACAATTTTTACCTCTTGATAAAATAACATTCCTAAGAGTTCAGTGCTTCATGAACCTTGTAGAAGCTATGTTTTCTCAAGTGAAGTATACAGCATTCCTTTATAACGATCAAGTTGTGTG GAGCGGTTTAGAACCTGAAGATATGCAAGTagtctataattatttagtAAGTACACTTTTACCAGCTCATCTTGAGAAAGAATTACATGGAGGTTCAATGCCTAGGAATTCACCTTCGCCATTTACTACTTCACATTATGGAAA ATTTGTCACTGGTCCATCTAATATTAATGAGCCAAATTTGATTGGAAAATCTCCCAcagtatttataaattattccacGAAACCTGTCTCTTTATATCTAGTAGTTTACAGAGCGCTAAGTGCGACAATTTGTCTCTTCGTTGACA GTAAAACAAGTTTAATGATTGATTTCTTTAAAAGTCTTGATAATTTTCTTGGTCCACAATTGACTACGCTTGTCAGTTCAGTTGCAGAACAATGTGCTAAACATGTCACGGTTACCCCAGAATCTTgcacaaaatatttatattttaataaactcaATCTAGCATATAAAAGTACGATACATTTAGATAATAGACGATGCAATAATGTACTCACGACACCTGAAGTGTTGAGGGTTATCAATGATATATATAGTGATACAAATAA ATTAAAAGAGGCTGGtgaaattgttataaaaactATGAGCGACTATTGGGTTATTggaaaattatcaaacttgaGAGAATTTTTTGTAGTTATTCAACAAAAAAGTGCGAGCATAATCGAAATAGAAG atGAA